The genomic region CCctctgtttctctttcataaaCTCAATCAAAATCTCCTCTGAAGAAAGCACCATAATCGCTTATAACCCTAATGTAGTtctgatttttctttcaagttctccttttttgtttgaaagaAAGTATTCTCCATTGATCGTACTTGAAGAACGAGGAAGAAGGGGAAGCTGGGGATCAAAGGcatctcttttcctttttttatgtcaggtttgtttccctttttataaaaaataaaaaatagatgatgATTTTGTGCATATTTGCAGGtctattcatttaaaatatgtatatttattctGCCTTGGTGTTTTGTAGGTGTATCTATGTTGAGGACGAGCGGTCCAAGAAGCTTTCTAGACCGAAGTATGTGGATATTTGTGTTTGATTCTGCTTGgattttgcttttcttgagTTGAGTTGAGATGGGTTTGTGGGTTTATGATGAATTCGGTGTTTAATTGCATAACCAAAGTCAAATATGACACATGGGGCAGACTTTGTGTTCTTTTCGCCATGCGTGCTTGAAGCAATTGTTTGTTCTTTGGTCTGTTACGGCATGATAAAATGTGAGTTATACGGGGTCAAGTTACGGCTTTTTCCTTCCTCCATAATCCTGTAAGAGAACGACAAATGCACATTTGGTGATGTCATTTTGGTTTTTAGGAAAAGTTGAATTGGTTACACTTTCTATATCCTGGTTGGTGATGTAATTCTCAGTTGGACTTGTTGAATAGAGGCTACCGTAGTATGTTTATGTTTAAAGACATCTGCTACTGAGCCTTTTTAATCTGTTTTGATTTATCACCATGTTGTTTCAATTAGTGAATCAAGAGTTTATTTAAAGAAGgtcttttgattttcttttgagtAGAAGGCATGGCAATTTTTGAGTATGTGCTTTTCTTGCTGTTGTTCAACCATCAAAGTGGATATTATTAGAGAAGCTGATTAGTCTGAGTTTGCATTCAGGTCAAGAAGCGTGACGACCTGTTCAACTGCTGGATGGTCTACTCGACTGGAGAGCGCGTGGACTGGCGaagttgtttttcttgctTCTTGGGTATGCCAAattctgaattttctttttgagttAGATTGCGTTATGtatcaaatcaattttgattaccaaaaaaaaaaaaaaaagaagctcTTTTGTAAAACTCCTCTTTCATCAATGTTTGTAAAACTCTGCTGTAGTGGTAAATGtgatacattatttttatgtctcttaattcattatttagtttttctaTGTGAATGTATTGAGATTTAGTTGATTTATAACGACACATATATATGCACTCTGTTAAACccattatctctttttttgcTTGGATTCCCTTCGCAtccttattttctttctatttggGCCTCACTTACTTTATTCATTTATGCTTGCTTTGTTAAAAAGGCTAAGTCTTTTATATTATGCTGTTTAGTCTAGATTTGTTTATGCATTTAGGCCCATCTTTTGTGTGATTTTCAACTCTTTTTTAGGTTTCAATTCAGTTGAAGAAAGAAGAGCTTAGTGAAAGAAGAGAAGGAAAGTGAGATGAGAGATAAaggaggaccaaaattaaacaaataaaatgtatagtGGTGTGATACAAAAATCTCAAACAATTAAATTCTAAGGGCAAACAATACCAAATGTTGGAATTATTTGCCGAATCATGTTTTCAGTTGTGGCAGTTGTATGTTGATCTTTCACGAGGAGTTTTCGAAAGAACCGCCGAAGTGTTGGTTACaaagggaaaaataaatgGGATTGAACATATTTATACAAGAAATGTggtttttcatgaaatttttgcaAATCTGCTAAATAATCCTAATTGAGAGGTAGTGAGGTACAATATGGCTTTTCAAAACAACTATTTTATGCATTATAGTATTCTTACTTAAGAttctgcttttctttctttatttttttttttgtacaggCATGTTTGAATGCCATGTGAATTGATCTTTGATAAAGTTCCGAACAAGTATCCACGTTTTGCACAGGTTTTAATACAGATCATTCTCCTCTTTctactctctttttttttgttttctttttacattcATCTATGTATAAAAGTACTTTTCTACTTTCAAAATGCAGATTACAAAAACTTCTACAATTAGGATGCTCAAACACCATGACCAAAAAATTGATGGGCATATGTTAtcttctaattctttttcttggaattttttagtgtttttataTTGAACCATGTCAAGATgggatttttgttgttttatagTACGATTTATTAGTTAATCTTATATTCCAATGGTTATGCGATATTACAAGTAACGCatattaattcaacaaaagaagtagaattaaagaatttaCGAGTATACAAACAATTTGcacttaaattataattgtataattttattttgtttacaagtaaaacaaattttatgcttatttaaacttaaacaaatattataagtaaaacaaatattatgcTCATGAGGACCGCATGTGAGTTtataaattagtttaaatGCATTAGttaatgtatattaatatttttatcataaattttttatttactcatGCATCGCGTGTGTGTAGACTACTACtaaatgcaaataaataaatattcatctGTCATCAATGCATCATGATGTGGTGGTGTAGGCGTATAgcttcaaatatcaataacCCCTGAACGAGAAAGAACAGAAGGACGAAAAGGCAAATACCACACCAACAGCCCACACAGGCGGCCCAAGCACCAGCACCCTTTCTTGTTGCTCAACTACAACTTACCACCTGTTTCTCCGGCGACTCTCCGCCAAATTTCGCATCAACTATCTGGTAACTTTATTTCTCTATCTCTCTACTTGTCTTTGTTCTTAGTTTggaaatatgaatatttttatttcttcaaatcCATAGATTATTCAATCCCCTCCACCTTTTGTGCTGATGTACTCGTTACAAAAGAATTCGTAAAATTTCGGCCCCATATTCAtctaaatattatgattttgtaAAGTTTTGGATGGTGGGGGGTGAATCAGTGAAAGATTTTTCCAAGTTTTAAAGGaataaatttcaagttttttatGGCTTTAAACTATCTTCAAGGGTTCTTTCATGTGACATTTTCAGTGTTGGGCTGCAAGTGGCCTTCATTATCGGAGCAAATTAAATGACATCGTTGGTCAATTCAACAAGTCTCAAACTTCCACTTCCTGATGATTCTAAATCAAGGTTACTTACTGTATTGTCCTTTGGCCAATTCATGCCCTTTAAGTTGGCTTTTTCTCATGTGGATCGGCATATCAATGTCCACAAATGCAAGTGAGTGCAAATGATATTTCTTTCTGTAGTTTTCAAGTgttgttaaataattacaatgtgAATTTAAACTTATACATGCATGTACAGGAGAATGGCATGGCCACTTAGAAGTGCAGCTGATGACAGTAGGCTAAATTCTTCTCCTACTAGTGACTCCAGTGGTGGAACTAGGCTTATTAGGACTATACAAGCCATTCAGTTCAAAATAATTGCAAGACTAAAGGAGTTAAGGAAAAATTTGCCTGTGAAATTGTTCGCCTTCTTAGTTGGTTTTTATTGCGCCACTGCATTTGCCACTGTAATAGGGCAAACAGGTGATTGGGATGTGCTGTCTGCTGCTGTGACTGTGGCTGTAGTGGAAGGAATTGGGGCTCTTATGTACAAGGCCTCTCTTCCTTTAGTGGACAACATAAGGAACTTAATCATCATATCTAATTATTGGAAGGCTGGGCTTTCACTTGGCCTTTTTCTGGATTCCTTCAAGTACTAAAGAAGATAAGTTTGTGGGTGATGCAGAGCCGCTATTTTCAGTTGCATATTCCCTGGCGAAACAGTAAATCCTAAACCCTGAACATGAAGGATGAACTCAACAAGAAAATCAATGCCATGTCGTGGCGGATACAATTACTCAGCATCTACAGAGAGCAATGGCCTTCAGGTTTGcttctttgttcttttcttccaaattcttttttaaaagtgCTACTTTTGGTGTTTGTTTAGTTGAAAAATTGttcatctttttctcttttgggaAATTGGGATGGAGGCAAACATGTGTAAGATTATGAGGGAAGAAAATTGCTTTTACTCTGAACTGAACTATTTCGAACATTCCTTCTACAAATGGTAATTCTAAGATACCTGTCTTGCGTAGACATCACACACTGTTTACCTTTTTCATTCATATCACCATTAAACATGCaatgaatttgataattatagcCAGAAGGATGAACATCAATAATGATAGGCACTTGAAACACTGAAGGAGCAACCTTTTTATCAACTAAGAGAGGACTTGTGAAGCCCCTCGTTTCAGAAGACTGGTCTTCCGCAACAAGCTTGTCAGCTTTTGGGTTAAGTGGTAGAAGGACACGGACCAACATCAGAATTCTAGACGGTCTTGCTTGTTGCATGCTGTAGGAGCAATCTGAATGACAAAAGACATCTCCATTCTTCAAAGATGAAATGTTCTTCCCAACGCAGTCACTCATAAAATTACTGCTGAGTAGTGTGGAAAGGCAGAGAAATATGAAGAGATGGAGGAGATTCATATAGAATTCTTGGTAGTACAAGCAACCCTGGTGTATGGATTATTAGTATGGAGATGGGACTGAGATAGAAACGATGGGAAGATGGTAGTgatatttttcctattttataCCATGCCGGGAATTGATGCTTGTTACAGTTTCATTGTTTCTTGTTGAAAGAAGAGGATGTATGATAAAATGTCATCAGCAATACATGATTAACAGTTTATTTTCCAGGACAACATCCATCTAAAGACGAGTACTCAAGACATTCCAGATGCAGGTGATATAAAACAAATGgaatacatattttatgaatgCATGCTGAAGGCATTATGCCTATGCTGGCTTTCAAATGAGGTAATCTGAAGTTTTAAATGCTAGAATTGAGTGTACCTGCCCCTACACTGTTGTAGTATATACTGAGCAGttatgggtggtcgtctagcaacaacccatggcactagagaatAGATGTAAATGGCATGAAGCTTAAGGCCACAGAGTgccatacgggtacggtcctttcCTTGGGGTCTTAGTTTAGGGTATGAAATTGGTTATCGGTTCTCATCCTGGAATAgacatctatgcttaatattttgattatgttTCTCCACTTGATCAACATAGAAAAGTACTTTTCTATTTGATCACCCACTGTGGACACAGACTCCTGAAAGCACAGCACACATGAGAACATAGAGTATTGCTATCATCTCATGATAGATGACGGATCCTCTCTTGGAACTAACCAATCTTCATCAACGATCTGACTACACTGAAATAAGGCTTATAATAACCATATCAGAACATGGTCATCTTTTATCAGGCTCTAGATACAATCGTTCCATATATGAGATTGCGTGGATCCTACAGTTTGAGGACTAAATCCCATACTATTGAAGTTCAGGagttcaagtcataccgaccaagcctcacgggcttccatatgacgactcCCCATGAGTTAGTTAAATCAGCTTGACAACCTTTGTCAACCAcgcactaaaattgcatagatgtCATATGTCTGTCGCCTATAAAACACGATACCCATCATATGGATGTAATATTTAGTGCAAGTATAGAATCATTGATGCCCATTTTCAGGGCTCTCGACTTGGTACATTTCAGACCCAatcctcagaagttggtttcgtAGTTCTCTTCAAATGCGCAACCCAGCTTCATTGGTTGATTAATATCTGTGGGTTTTGTTGCGatgtatgaaaattacataagtAAGAACAACAAAGTAAGGCCAAATGAATACttacttttattcatttaattcaatattacaaaataaaaaaaatttaaattaattaattcgtcgggttcaattaaaaatgatcttatcaaattatttaaacctaatttaaatttaattaatcacgTTAATTAAATCTTGGGCTTCCCATCACATGCGTTCTCCCATTTAAATGctcatataatttaatatcttgaactaatttataattaattctactaT from Sesamum indicum cultivar Zhongzhi No. 13 linkage group LG3, S_indicum_v1.0, whole genome shotgun sequence harbors:
- the LOC105156809 gene encoding ycf20-like protein codes for the protein MTSLVNSTSLKLPLPDDSKSRLLTVLSFGQFMPFKLAFSHVDRHINVHKCKRMAWPLRSAADDSRLNSSPTSDSSGGTRLIRTIQAIQFKIIARLKELRKNLPVKLFAFLVGFYCATAFATVIGQTGDWDVLSAAVTVAVVEGIGALMYKASLPLVDNIRNLIIISNYWKAGLSLGLFLDSFKY